The following are encoded in a window of Candidatus Omnitrophota bacterium genomic DNA:
- the mgtE gene encoding magnesium transporter, whose amino-acid sequence MEENTREKEHAEVQTWEERITTLRGLLEEGSGQELAEFLRGQEPEDIADVLAEFEVEEKLRIFTLLESEEAAVVLDDTDPQTRLQILQKVDDAKLAQILDAMPVDEAADIVEEIPEDERESILELMEEKDVEEVEEILSYPKDSAARVMNPEFVHVSEENDIEDAIRYIRSLEVDEDIFYVYVIDKDMKLKGIVPIRKLLTARKGALIKDIMEEDVHSAIVDEDQERVAQIMKKYDLTALPVVDSKGVLVGRVTIDDILDVVDEEHGEDISRMTGTIEEEQGTESTVQATQNRLPWLVTCMLGSIVTGLVIQFFEVTLAEMIALVSFIPVITATGGNSGVQASTVVVREIALDRMDFPRVWEEIWRQLKIALILGAVCAMILSVLANYWKGNSVVGIIVGLSIFLVVVWSNFVGVLIPVVFKKIGVDPAIASGPLITTLNDVIGVFIYLSVATTFLG is encoded by the coding sequence ATGGAAGAGAACACAAGAGAAAAAGAACACGCCGAGGTGCAGACCTGGGAAGAGAGGATAACGACTCTCCGCGGCTTACTCGAGGAAGGTTCCGGGCAGGAGCTCGCCGAGTTCCTCCGGGGACAGGAACCCGAGGACATAGCAGATGTCCTCGCCGAATTCGAGGTCGAGGAGAAGCTGCGGATATTCACTCTTCTGGAATCCGAGGAAGCGGCGGTAGTACTTGATGACACCGACCCGCAGACCCGCCTTCAAATACTGCAGAAGGTGGACGACGCCAAGCTCGCCCAGATACTGGACGCGATGCCTGTGGACGAAGCCGCCGACATAGTCGAGGAGATACCCGAAGACGAGCGCGAAAGCATCCTCGAGCTCATGGAAGAGAAGGACGTCGAGGAGGTCGAGGAGATACTCAGTTACCCCAAGGACAGCGCCGCGCGCGTGATGAACCCAGAGTTCGTGCACGTCTCCGAGGAGAACGACATAGAAGACGCCATAAGGTACATAAGGAGCCTCGAGGTCGACGAGGATATTTTTTACGTCTATGTCATCGACAAGGACATGAAACTCAAGGGTATCGTCCCCATAAGGAAGCTGCTGACCGCGAGAAAAGGAGCCCTGATAAAGGACATCATGGAGGAGGACGTGCACTCGGCCATTGTCGACGAGGACCAGGAGAGGGTCGCCCAGATCATGAAGAAGTATGACCTCACGGCTCTTCCGGTGGTCGACAGTAAGGGCGTACTGGTGGGGAGGGTGACCATCGACGACATCCTCGATGTCGTCGACGAGGAGCACGGCGAGGACATAAGCCGCATGACCGGTACCATAGAGGAGGAGCAGGGCACCGAGAGCACGGTCCAGGCCACGCAGAACCGCCTGCCGTGGCTTGTTACCTGTATGCTCGGGAGTATCGTGACCGGGCTTGTCATACAGTTCTTCGAGGTCACTCTGGCGGAGATGATAGCGCTGGTCTCGTTCATACCCGTCATAACCGCCACCGGAGGCAATAGCGGCGTCCAGGCCTCTACCGTCGTCGTCAGGGAGATAGCCCTGGACAGGATGGATTTCCCGAGGGTGTGGGAAGAGATCTGGCGCCAGCTCAAGATAGCCCTGATCCTGGGAGCGGTCTGCGCGATGATCCTTTCAGTCCTGGCCAATTACTGGAAGGGCAACAGCGTCGTCGGGATCATCGTGGGTCTTTCGATATTCCTTGTCGTCGTATGGTCGAACTTTGTCGGGGTCCTGATACCGGTTGTGTTCAAGAAAATAGGGGTGGACCCGGCGATAGCTTCCGGGCCCCTTATAACGACGCTCAACGACGTTATAGGCGTTTTTATTTACCTGAGCGTTGCGACAACTTTTCTGGGTTAG
- a CDS encoding GTPase Era, whose product MTRSGFVAISGQPNVGKSTILNGFLGEKVAITSRKPETTRDNIRGILSEDGMQIVFVDTPGIHKPHDLLGKLMLSRAQSTLMEADIILFITEKKLAFNSEDQLILSRLPKPQENRKVILVINKVDKVKDKKLLLPVIDKASKFYPFAEIVPVCALKQADLDRLLQVVRSYVPEGPFLYPEEQLTDRGEEFAVSEIIREKVFSNTYHEVPHSVAVVVDEMTEEDGRMNVYATIYVERASQRSIIIGKSGSMIKKIGRAARSEIEKLLSMRVHLDLWVKVYEKWKKDPRGLRDMGYTG is encoded by the coding sequence ATGACCAGATCGGGTTTTGTAGCCATATCGGGGCAGCCCAACGTGGGCAAGTCCACCATACTCAACGGGTTCCTGGGAGAAAAGGTAGCCATAACCAGCAGGAAACCCGAGACGACAAGGGACAATATAAGGGGCATCCTTTCCGAAGACGGGATGCAGATCGTGTTCGTGGATACTCCCGGCATCCACAAACCCCACGACCTTCTGGGCAAGCTCATGCTCTCCAGGGCCCAGTCCACCCTGATGGAAGCGGATATCATTCTTTTCATAACAGAGAAAAAGCTCGCCTTTAACAGTGAGGACCAGCTGATACTGAGCCGACTTCCAAAGCCCCAGGAAAACAGAAAGGTCATCCTCGTCATAAACAAGGTGGACAAGGTGAAGGACAAGAAGCTCCTCCTGCCCGTCATCGACAAAGCCAGCAAGTTCTACCCGTTCGCCGAGATCGTTCCTGTCTGCGCCCTTAAACAGGCGGACCTGGACAGACTTCTGCAGGTAGTGAGGTCCTACGTGCCGGAAGGCCCGTTCCTTTACCCGGAGGAGCAGCTCACCGACAGGGGCGAGGAATTCGCCGTCAGCGAGATCATACGCGAGAAGGTATTCTCCAACACCTACCATGAGGTGCCCCACTCGGTGGCGGTTGTGGTGGACGAAATGACCGAGGAGGACGGGCGGATGAACGTATACGCAACCATCTACGTCGAACGCGCCTCCCAGAGGTCCATCATAATCGGTAAGTCAGGCTCGATGATAAAAAAGATCGGGCGCGCCGCGCGCAGCGAAATAGAGAAACTGCTCTCGATGCGCGTGCACCTGGACCTGTGGGTCAAGGTCTACGAAAAATGGAAAAAGGACCCGCGGGGCCTCAGGGACATGGGTTATACCGGCTAG
- a CDS encoding HAD-IA family hydrolase: MGKKNIKAILFDLGNVIVDVDEVKLERSYSPHGKVSEGELVSYVKASQDANRYMEGKLSTSQFYYRARRRFRLDMKFGDFYRVWNSIFLAKSDMEDLIRNLKSSYPDVKLILISNTNEAHYRYIRDNYKILDELDGHVVSYEAGCQKPDRRIFAEAMRKAGSIPPETIYVDDRLDLIRAARVMGIHAFHFTSSEQLRADLARFGLSV; this comes from the coding sequence ATGGGAAAAAAGAACATAAAAGCCATACTTTTCGACCTGGGTAACGTCATCGTGGACGTTGACGAGGTAAAGCTCGAGAGGAGCTATTCTCCCCACGGGAAAGTGTCCGAGGGAGAGCTCGTCAGTTACGTCAAGGCTTCCCAGGATGCCAACAGGTACATGGAAGGCAAACTTTCCACGAGCCAGTTCTATTACAGGGCAAGGCGCAGGTTCAGGCTGGACATGAAGTTCGGTGACTTCTACCGGGTGTGGAACAGCATCTTCCTCGCCAAGAGCGACATGGAGGATCTTATAAGGAACCTGAAGAGTTCTTATCCGGATGTAAAGCTCATACTTATCTCCAATACCAACGAGGCGCATTACAGGTATATACGGGATAATTATAAGATCCTGGATGAGCTGGACGGCCACGTTGTCTCATACGAGGCCGGATGCCAGAAGCCCGACAGAAGGATATTCGCCGAGGCTATGCGCAAGGCGGGCTCCATACCTCCTGAGACGATCTATGTGGATGACAGGCTTGACCTCATCCGGGCGGCGAGGGTGATGGGCATACACGCTTTCCATTTCACTTCTTCAGAGCAGTTGCGCGCCGATCTGGCCAGGTTCGGCCTTTCCGTCTAG
- a CDS encoding NUDIX domain-containing protein yields MRGRRVLSTRTTTRATAGRRSSTFKRSRGMELHFAAGGVVVRERDGSVQVLLIRDSYGHWTWPKGHLEDRETAEEAAVREVSEETGLERLKLLGLVGKQQYHYVLKGVKVFKTVQVFLMESEGDETLRPQEEEVEEARWMSAEEALGTIEYEGSRDILKEALDKYRERWEKRT; encoded by the coding sequence ATGAGAGGCCGAAGAGTTTTGAGTACGAGGACCACGACTCGGGCTACGGCGGGGAGACGGTCATCGACCTTTAAAAGGAGCAGAGGGATGGAACTTCATTTTGCCGCGGGAGGCGTGGTCGTCAGGGAAAGGGACGGTTCCGTGCAGGTACTTCTTATCAGGGACAGCTACGGCCACTGGACCTGGCCCAAAGGCCACCTGGAAGACAGAGAAACCGCCGAGGAAGCGGCCGTAAGGGAGGTCTCCGAGGAGACGGGGCTTGAGCGGCTGAAGCTGCTTGGCCTGGTCGGCAAACAGCAGTACCATTATGTTCTTAAGGGCGTCAAGGTCTTTAAGACCGTGCAGGTTTTCCTCATGGAGAGCGAGGGTGATGAAACGCTCAGGCCGCAGGAAGAGGAAGTCGAAGAGGCCAGGTGGATGAGCGCGGAGGAGGCGCTCGGCACCATAGAGTACGAAGGCTCCCGCGACATACTCAAAGAGGCGCTGGATAAATACCGGGAAAGATGGGAAAAAAGAACATAA
- a CDS encoding AAA family ATPase, whose protein sequence is MKKYVLHEPTGKVETHIDFKGNLNQQQYEVVTRAEGPSLVLAGAGSGKTRTLIYRLAYLLERGVPPQNILLMTFTNKASREMRDRTEMLLKYRPKGLWSGTFHHVGNRSLRMYASHLGYKRDFGILDQHDSKDLIKACMKKIGTRAKEERFPKPSVIQSIISFSVNTKMSLDDVLEEKYPYFEKFSKEIRAISDLYEKKKKESNNMDYDDLLSKWKWLLENVPSARKRFTEQFRYIMVDEYQDTNYLQAEIIDMLAAHHKNVLVVGDDAQSIYSFRGARVDNILNFPKKFPDANIYKLETNYRSSPEILDLANDSLVNNRNQFEKTLRAVNPSLEKPALVEVKDLYSQAAFIAQRVLELREEEMELKDMAVLFRAHYQSAELQMELVKRGIPYIVRGGIRFFEQAHIKDVLAYMKITVNPTDEIAWMRVLTLCPGIGPGYAERIYENFRKTGMELSDFVKKDITGVVPKRAQNGYSRFSRIMRHITAHEGEMTPGEIISSILDAGYQTHILANYENAKDRVDDIHELINFSHDYASANEFLNDITLRESFRGETVTTTGEDDEHLVLSTIHQAKGLEWDAVMIIGLCEGQFPHPKAMGEESEMEEERRLFYVAATRARKYLYMIHPVTRYDYQMGTVVARRSRFLEELSPGDYEVWEVDSSSVNGGTDHERPKSFEYEDHDSGYGGETVIDL, encoded by the coding sequence ATGAAAAAGTACGTACTTCACGAACCCACCGGCAAGGTGGAGACCCATATAGATTTCAAGGGCAACCTCAACCAGCAGCAATACGAGGTGGTTACCCGGGCGGAGGGGCCTTCACTCGTTCTGGCCGGCGCGGGAAGCGGCAAGACGCGCACGCTAATATACCGCCTGGCATACCTGTTGGAGAGGGGCGTCCCTCCGCAGAACATACTGCTTATGACGTTCACCAACAAGGCCTCGCGTGAGATGCGCGACCGCACGGAGATGCTTCTTAAATACAGGCCGAAGGGGCTCTGGAGCGGTACGTTCCACCACGTGGGCAACAGGTCGCTTCGCATGTACGCCTCCCACCTGGGGTATAAGCGAGATTTCGGGATACTCGACCAGCATGACTCAAAGGACCTTATCAAGGCCTGCATGAAGAAAATAGGCACAAGGGCCAAGGAGGAGCGCTTCCCGAAACCCTCGGTCATACAGTCGATAATAAGTTTTTCGGTGAACACCAAGATGAGCCTGGACGACGTCCTGGAGGAGAAATACCCGTATTTCGAGAAATTCTCCAAGGAGATACGGGCTATAAGCGATCTTTACGAAAAGAAGAAGAAGGAATCCAACAACATGGATTATGACGACCTTCTCTCCAAGTGGAAATGGCTTCTTGAGAACGTCCCCTCCGCCAGGAAGAGGTTCACCGAACAGTTCCGGTACATCATGGTCGACGAGTACCAGGACACCAACTACCTGCAGGCGGAGATAATAGATATGCTGGCAGCCCACCACAAGAACGTTCTCGTGGTGGGCGACGACGCCCAGAGCATATATTCGTTCAGGGGCGCGAGAGTTGACAATATACTCAACTTCCCGAAGAAGTTCCCGGACGCCAACATATACAAGCTTGAGACCAACTACCGCTCGAGCCCGGAGATACTGGACCTTGCCAACGACTCGCTCGTTAACAACCGGAACCAGTTCGAGAAGACCCTCAGGGCGGTCAACCCTTCTCTGGAGAAACCCGCCCTGGTGGAGGTAAAGGACCTTTATTCACAGGCCGCTTTCATAGCCCAGAGGGTTCTGGAGTTGCGCGAGGAAGAGATGGAACTGAAGGACATGGCGGTGCTTTTCAGGGCCCATTACCAGTCGGCGGAACTTCAGATGGAGCTGGTCAAGCGCGGGATACCCTACATAGTCCGGGGAGGGATAAGGTTCTTTGAGCAGGCGCATATAAAGGACGTTCTCGCCTACATGAAGATCACGGTGAACCCGACCGATGAGATCGCCTGGATGAGGGTTCTCACCCTGTGCCCGGGTATAGGCCCCGGTTACGCCGAGAGGATCTACGAAAACTTCCGCAAGACCGGCATGGAGCTTTCCGATTTCGTGAAAAAGGACATAACCGGGGTGGTCCCCAAGAGGGCCCAGAACGGTTACTCCCGGTTCAGCAGGATAATGCGGCATATAACGGCCCACGAAGGGGAGATGACCCCGGGTGAGATCATAAGCTCGATCCTCGATGCGGGATACCAGACCCACATACTCGCCAATTACGAGAACGCAAAGGACAGGGTGGACGATATACACGAACTTATCAATTTCTCGCACGATTACGCCTCTGCGAACGAATTCCTCAACGACATAACGCTGAGGGAGAGTTTCAGGGGGGAGACGGTCACCACCACCGGCGAGGACGACGAGCACCTGGTGCTTTCGACCATACACCAGGCGAAGGGTCTGGAGTGGGACGCTGTCATGATAATAGGTCTCTGCGAGGGACAGTTCCCGCATCCCAAGGCCATGGGCGAAGAAAGCGAGATGGAGGAGGAAAGGCGCTTGTTTTATGTGGCGGCGACCAGGGCGAGGAAATACCTTTACATGATACACCCGGTGACAAGGTACGATTACCAGATGGGCACCGTCGTTGCAAGGCGCAGCAGGTTCCTCGAGGAGCTTTCACCGGGAGATTACGAGGTCTGGGAGGTTGACTCTTCCTCCGTTAACGGCGGGACGGACCATGAGAGGCCGAAGAGTTTTGAGTACGAGGACCACGACTCGGGCTACGGCGGGGAGACGGTCATCGACCTTTAA
- the glgP gene encoding glycogen/starch/alpha-glucan family phosphorylase — MEDKKTKKTQGPSSVVNSLKESFVHNRRYSLAKDLYTATDYDNFMSMAIAIRDRLIEKWILTQQRYHDENCKRVYYLSLEFLTGRLLGSNILNLGIQDECRKALEELGYSLEDIYEQEIDPGLGNGGLGRLAACFLDSMATLAIPATGYGIRYDYGIFNQRIINGYQVEYPDEWLKLGNPWEFERPEFTLKVHFYGKTVKRVDRKGRFCVDWVNTRDVLAIAYDTPIPGYGNSVVNNLRLWSAKSTDEFDFEYFNTGDYIRACEDKIISENISRVLYPSDSVYKGQELRLKQEYFFTSASMQDIIRRFKMHNSDFRQFPDKVAIQLNDTHPTVAIVELMRILIDEEELDWDLAWKITVATFGFTNHTMMPEALENWPVSLFQKLLPRHMELIYEINMRFLADVSKRFPHDTQRLRRMSIIEEAPDKKIRMSHLAIVGSHSVNGVSRLHTELLEKTLFRDFYEYSPEKFNSKTNGITQRRWLLKANTAQSDLVTSSIGGGWVTDLSKLTQLKDLAGDGAFRQKWREVKRRNKEIFAEYVKGSTGITIDPGSLFDVQVKRIHEYKRQLLFALYLIGQYIDIKNSPGAERVPRTAVIAGKAAPSYAMAKLTIKFINNIASVINRDADVKDLLKVVFLENYGVTVAERVFPASELSEQISTAGKEASGTGNMKFMLNGAVTIGTWDGANIEIAEQVGRDNIFIFGLSAEEVSALKKDKYKPRSYLKNSPLLEEALRLVKEDYFSQFEPGIFKPIYDSLIWHDEYMVLADFEDYCLKQQEASRAYRDTERWSSMSIMNTACSGRFSSDRTVAEYAREIWKVEI; from the coding sequence ATGGAGGATAAAAAGACAAAAAAGACGCAGGGGCCGTCTTCGGTGGTTAACAGCCTTAAGGAAAGTTTCGTGCACAACCGGAGATATTCTCTGGCGAAGGACCTCTATACCGCCACCGATTACGATAATTTCATGTCCATGGCCATAGCCATCCGCGACAGGCTGATAGAGAAATGGATACTGACCCAGCAGAGGTACCACGATGAGAACTGTAAAAGGGTTTATTACCTTTCCCTTGAGTTCCTTACCGGGCGTCTTCTGGGAAGTAATATACTCAACCTGGGGATACAGGATGAGTGCAGGAAGGCCCTTGAGGAGCTGGGCTACAGCCTGGAGGATATCTACGAGCAGGAGATAGACCCCGGTCTGGGTAACGGCGGCCTGGGGCGCCTCGCCGCGTGTTTTCTGGACTCGATGGCGACCCTCGCCATACCCGCCACCGGTTACGGCATACGCTACGATTACGGCATCTTCAACCAGAGGATAATAAACGGCTACCAGGTGGAGTACCCCGATGAGTGGCTGAAGCTGGGAAACCCCTGGGAGTTCGAGCGTCCCGAATTCACCCTCAAGGTTCATTTTTACGGCAAGACCGTTAAGCGCGTGGACAGGAAAGGGAGATTCTGCGTCGACTGGGTGAACACGCGGGACGTGCTGGCTATCGCCTACGACACGCCGATACCGGGTTACGGTAACAGCGTGGTGAATAACCTCAGGCTGTGGTCTGCAAAGAGCACGGACGAATTCGATTTCGAGTATTTCAATACGGGCGACTATATCCGCGCCTGCGAGGACAAGATAATCTCCGAGAACATATCGCGCGTCCTTTACCCGAGCGACAGCGTCTACAAGGGCCAGGAGCTGCGCCTCAAGCAGGAGTATTTCTTCACCTCGGCCTCCATGCAGGACATTATCCGCAGGTTCAAGATGCATAATTCGGACTTCCGGCAATTCCCGGATAAGGTCGCCATACAGCTAAATGACACGCACCCCACGGTGGCGATAGTTGAGCTGATGAGGATACTCATAGACGAGGAGGAACTTGACTGGGACTTGGCGTGGAAGATAACGGTCGCGACCTTCGGTTTCACGAACCATACCATGATGCCCGAGGCTCTGGAGAACTGGCCGGTATCCCTTTTCCAGAAGCTCCTGCCGCGGCACATGGAGCTGATCTACGAGATAAACATGAGGTTCCTGGCCGATGTCTCAAAGCGATTCCCCCACGATACCCAGAGGCTGAGGAGGATGTCCATCATAGAAGAGGCGCCGGATAAGAAGATCAGGATGAGCCACCTGGCGATAGTGGGAAGCCACTCGGTAAACGGGGTATCAAGATTGCACACGGAGCTTCTGGAGAAGACGCTTTTCCGCGATTTCTACGAGTACTCCCCGGAGAAGTTCAATTCCAAGACGAACGGCATCACCCAGCGCAGGTGGCTGCTGAAGGCGAATACCGCCCAGTCGGACCTGGTGACCAGCTCCATCGGGGGAGGGTGGGTTACCGACCTCAGCAAGCTGACGCAGCTTAAGGACCTTGCCGGAGACGGCGCTTTCCGCCAGAAGTGGCGCGAGGTCAAAAGGCGGAACAAGGAGATCTTCGCCGAATACGTAAAAGGTTCGACCGGCATCACCATAGACCCGGGTTCGCTTTTCGATGTGCAGGTCAAAAGGATCCACGAATACAAAAGACAGCTTCTTTTCGCGCTTTACCTTATCGGTCAGTATATAGACATAAAGAACAGCCCCGGTGCGGAAAGGGTTCCCAGAACCGCGGTCATCGCCGGTAAGGCCGCGCCTTCCTACGCGATGGCGAAGCTCACGATCAAGTTCATAAACAATATCGCTTCGGTCATAAACAGGGACGCCGATGTGAAGGACCTGCTGAAGGTCGTCTTCCTTGAGAACTACGGGGTCACCGTCGCCGAAAGGGTCTTCCCGGCGAGCGAGCTTTCCGAACAGATCTCCACAGCCGGCAAGGAAGCCTCCGGCACCGGGAACATGAAGTTCATGCTCAACGGCGCTGTCACCATAGGCACCTGGGACGGGGCGAACATAGAGATAGCCGAGCAGGTGGGGCGGGACAATATCTTCATCTTCGGCCTCAGTGCCGAGGAGGTCTCCGCTCTCAAGAAGGACAAATACAAACCGAGGTCATACCTTAAGAACAGCCCCCTTCTTGAGGAAGCGCTGCGCCTGGTAAAGGAGGACTATTTTTCACAGTTCGAGCCGGGCATATTCAAGCCCATCTATGACTCTCTGATCTGGCATGACGAATACATGGTTCTGGCGGATTTCGAGGATTACTGCCTCAAGCAGCAGGAAGCGTCCAGGGCCTACCGGGACACCGAAAGGTGGAGCTCAATGTCTATAATGAACACCGCCTGCAGCGGAAGGTTCTCGAGCGACAGGACCGTCGCCGAATACGCGCGCGAGATCTGGAAGGTGGAGATATAG
- a CDS encoding glycosidase produces the protein MVLKRYGNNPILAPREDSPWESIMVYNCAAIREGGKVHILYRAQGSKMGVSRIGYASSKDGYNIDERLDYPVFGPDPASDLECLGIEDPRLTRIDDRIYLNYSAYGMNMGMVFPLKRVQIGISSISVDDFLNKKWNWSERQYPFYMVDNKNSFLFPEKVNGKYVFVHRIPPHMWIAYSSDMENWENQKILMSPQFEWEYFKIGGGAPPIKTDKGWIIIYHGVDRKMQYRLGLALLDLKDPGKVIGRYEKPFLEPEAKYEKEGVVPNVTFSCGAVTIGDELFLYYGGADTVVCVATAKIKDVLGLLGV, from the coding sequence ATGGTTTTGAAAAGGTACGGTAATAATCCCATTCTGGCACCGCGCGAGGACAGCCCCTGGGAATCTATCATGGTCTACAACTGCGCGGCGATCCGCGAAGGCGGTAAGGTCCACATACTTTACCGGGCGCAGGGTTCGAAGATGGGCGTATCCAGGATAGGATACGCTTCCAGCAAGGACGGCTACAATATCGACGAGCGGCTGGACTACCCGGTGTTCGGGCCGGACCCGGCGAGTGACCTGGAATGCCTGGGAATAGAGGACCCGCGCCTTACCAGGATAGATGACAGGATCTACCTGAACTATTCCGCTTACGGGATGAACATGGGAATGGTCTTTCCCCTTAAAAGGGTCCAGATCGGCATCAGCTCCATTTCGGTGGATGACTTCCTCAACAAGAAATGGAACTGGAGCGAAAGGCAGTATCCCTTTTACATGGTGGACAACAAGAACTCGTTCCTTTTCCCGGAGAAGGTGAACGGCAAGTACGTTTTCGTTCACAGGATACCCCCGCACATGTGGATCGCCTATTCCAGTGACATGGAGAATTGGGAGAACCAGAAGATCCTGATGAGCCCTCAGTTCGAGTGGGAATATTTCAAGATAGGAGGAGGCGCTCCCCCGATAAAGACCGATAAAGGCTGGATAATCATCTACCACGGGGTGGACAGGAAGATGCAGTACCGCTTGGGACTTGCGCTTCTTGACCTTAAGGACCCGGGTAAGGTGATAGGCCGTTACGAGAAGCCTTTCCTCGAACCGGAGGCCAAGTACGAGAAGGAAGGGGTGGTTCCCAACGTTACTTTTTCCTGCGGCGCGGTCACAATAGGGGATGAACTCTTTCTGTATTACGGCGGGGCCGACACCGTTGTCTGCGTGGCGACCGCCAAGATCAAGGACGTTCTGGGCCTTCTGGGCGTGTAA
- a CDS encoding glycosyltransferase, with amino-acid sequence MKNRVNRICMLTLHGYVSRNPTLGKTDTGGQVTYVLELSKALAKLGVKVDIYTRRFGKYPKTEKVSRGVRIIRIPCGGNKFIRKENLFPYLNTFTRNMEKFISREDLEYDLYHSHYWDAGYIAMRLTEKMGGLFVHTFHSLGAWKREHMGGDPLEMEKKYKFKQRIEHEKQIFRKSRALVMTSADMIHSSRKYYGYSGKKHIVIPAGVNLKMFRPLKKGEKELKIDVPQNYIFWVGRFDTNKGLDYLLRGFSEVVTKAKDLFLVIGGGSTHPKPIEKALRKEINRIIRKYELSNRVFFTRHIRDKYMPTYYRRAKFFVLPSKFEPFGMTAAEAMACGTPLVVSRRAGIRRYLKNGENCLVVNAANKKDLGWAFRVLDRNSSFRKKIARGGLKIARSKFSWSNISEKSLRFYNKLIRENEKKLQKP; translated from the coding sequence ATGAAGAACAGAGTAAACCGAATATGCATGCTTACCCTTCACGGGTATGTTTCCAGGAACCCCACCCTGGGCAAGACCGATACCGGCGGACAGGTAACCTATGTACTTGAACTTTCGAAGGCCCTTGCCAAACTGGGCGTCAAGGTCGATATATACACCCGCCGTTTCGGCAAATATCCAAAAACAGAAAAGGTCTCAAGGGGTGTGAGGATAATACGCATCCCCTGCGGCGGCAACAAGTTCATCCGCAAGGAGAACCTCTTCCCCTATCTCAACACATTCACCAGGAACATGGAGAAGTTCATCTCAAGAGAAGACCTTGAGTACGATTTGTACCATTCGCATTACTGGGACGCCGGCTATATAGCCATGAGGCTGACAGAAAAAATGGGCGGCCTTTTCGTACACACCTTTCATTCCCTGGGCGCCTGGAAAAGGGAACACATGGGAGGCGACCCCCTCGAGATGGAGAAAAAATACAAGTTCAAGCAGCGCATCGAGCACGAGAAGCAGATCTTCCGTAAGAGCCGCGCGCTGGTCATGACAAGCGCGGACATGATACACAGTTCGAGGAAATATTACGGTTACAGCGGCAAAAAGCACATCGTTATCCCCGCAGGAGTCAACCTCAAGATGTTCCGCCCCCTCAAAAAGGGCGAGAAAGAACTTAAAATAGACGTGCCGCAGAACTACATATTCTGGGTGGGCAGGTTCGACACCAACAAGGGTCTCGATTACCTGCTCAGGGGGTTCTCCGAGGTAGTCACCAAGGCCAAGGACCTTTTCCTGGTGATAGGGGGCGGCTCGACCCATCCCAAGCCCATAGAGAAAGCTCTGAGGAAAGAGATAAACAGGATCATAAGAAAATACGAATTGAGTAACAGGGTCTTCTTTACCCGGCACATAAGGGATAAATACATGCCCACTTACTACCGCAGGGCCAAGTTCTTCGTGCTCCCGTCGAAATTCGAGCCTTTCGGCATGACCGCGGCGGAAGCGATGGCCTGCGGGACGCCTCTTGTGGTAAGCCGCCGCGCCGGGATACGGCGCTACCTTAAGAACGGCGAGAACTGCCTGGTGGTGAACGCCGCGAACAAGAAGGATCTGGGATGGGCCTTCAGGGTGCTGGACAGGAACTCTTCCTTCCGCAAGAAGATCGCCCGGGGCGGCCTTAAGATCGCCCGTTCCAAGTTCAGCTGGTCCAATATCTCCGAAAAGAGCCTCAGGTTCTACAATAAGCTCATCAGGGAGAACGAAAAGAAACTTCAAAAGCCATGA